Proteins from one Listeria innocua genomic window:
- a CDS encoding TatD family hydrolase codes for MLFDTHVHLNDEAFDDDIEEVIKRAKENDVTRMAVVGFNKETIDRALKLADKYDFIYLIVGWHPTDAITFTDEDLEWLRDLALTHKKVVALGEMGLDYHWDTSPKETQFEVFRKQIRLAKEVNLPIVIHNREATEDVVRILQEEHAEEIGGIMHCFGETVEVMEACLAMNFYISFGGTVTFKNAKLPKIAAQAIPIDRLLIETDAPYLAPTPNRGKRNEPGYVKLVAEKIAELKEMKYSEIATHSTENAKRLFKIKD; via the coding sequence GTGCTATTTGATACGCATGTACACCTCAATGACGAGGCTTTTGATGATGATATAGAAGAAGTAATAAAACGCGCAAAAGAAAACGACGTGACCCGTATGGCCGTTGTAGGCTTTAATAAAGAAACAATTGACCGGGCACTTAAATTAGCCGATAAATATGATTTTATCTATCTAATCGTCGGCTGGCATCCTACAGACGCTATTACCTTCACAGACGAAGATTTAGAATGGTTACGCGATTTAGCTCTTACACACAAAAAAGTAGTTGCTTTGGGCGAAATGGGCTTGGATTATCACTGGGATACTTCACCAAAAGAAACCCAATTTGAAGTTTTTAGAAAGCAAATTCGTTTAGCTAAAGAAGTGAATTTACCGATAGTGATTCATAATCGCGAAGCCACAGAAGATGTAGTTCGCATTTTGCAAGAAGAACATGCCGAAGAAATAGGCGGAATTATGCATTGTTTTGGCGAAACAGTCGAAGTAATGGAAGCATGTTTAGCAATGAATTTTTATATTTCATTCGGCGGAACAGTCACTTTTAAAAACGCAAAATTACCTAAAATCGCAGCCCAAGCTATACCAATTGACCGTTTATTAATAGAAACTGACGCCCCATATCTCGCTCCAACCCCAAATCGTGGAAAAAGAAATGAACCAGGATACGTCAAGTTAGTTGCCGAAAAAATTGCAGAACTGAAAGAAATGAAATATAGCGAAATCGCTACGCACTCAACAGAAAACGCGAAAAGACTTTTTAAAATCAAAGACTGA
- a CDS encoding ubiquitin-like domain-containing protein: MTMENSSNVAQSSKWKLPIMIAGFVIVVALVFYFVFEGTKNDITIVNAGEKIESRTHAKTVSEALDEAGIKVSAQDEIAPGKNAEIKDGMEIKYLPARQVTINDNGTKKNVWSTKTNVADLLKDENITTRPQDVLNVALDTKLKNGLEVNINRAIELSLQNGTKKDTVWTTKKKVSDLLTEKNIKLDKDDRVSPAKDSNLKEKMTVQVTYVNSKAEKKNEQIKFETVYKEDDSLNKGVEKVVQEGKNGEKVVEYNVTFENDKETKRDVIKENVTSEKTDKVVVRGTKEKAKVSQIANASSSKATTSNASSAPSGGKTYRMESTAYSGGGMTAYGINLSANPGMKVIAVDPNVIPLGSKVWVEGYGEAIAGDTGGVIKGNIVDVYFPNESQCYSWGRRMVTVKVLN; encoded by the coding sequence ATGACCATGGAAAACAGCAGTAACGTAGCCCAATCATCAAAATGGAAATTACCAATCATGATTGCAGGATTTGTTATTGTAGTAGCATTGGTTTTTTATTTCGTTTTCGAAGGAACTAAAAACGATATCACTATAGTAAACGCTGGTGAAAAAATTGAATCAAGAACACATGCTAAAACAGTTTCTGAAGCATTAGATGAAGCAGGAATTAAAGTAAGTGCACAAGATGAAATCGCGCCAGGAAAAAATGCGGAAATTAAAGACGGTATGGAAATTAAATATCTTCCAGCTCGTCAAGTTACAATAAATGATAATGGTACAAAGAAAAACGTTTGGAGCACAAAAACAAACGTAGCAGACTTGCTTAAAGACGAAAATATTACTACTCGTCCACAAGATGTTTTAAATGTTGCATTAGATACTAAATTAAAAAATGGCCTAGAGGTTAACATTAACCGTGCCATTGAACTTTCCTTACAAAACGGAACTAAAAAAGATACAGTATGGACAACTAAGAAAAAAGTTAGTGATTTACTAACAGAGAAAAACATCAAACTTGATAAAGATGACCGCGTGTCACCTGCTAAAGACAGTAACTTAAAGGAAAAAATGACCGTACAAGTTACATACGTCAATTCAAAAGCAGAAAAGAAAAATGAACAAATCAAATTTGAAACAGTTTATAAAGAAGACGATAGCCTAAATAAAGGCGTTGAAAAAGTCGTTCAAGAAGGTAAAAATGGCGAAAAAGTTGTCGAGTATAATGTAACTTTTGAAAATGACAAAGAAACAAAACGCGATGTCATTAAAGAAAACGTTACTTCTGAAAAGACAGATAAAGTAGTTGTACGTGGCACAAAAGAAAAAGCGAAAGTATCACAAATCGCAAATGCTTCATCTTCAAAAGCAACCACTTCTAACGCTTCATCAGCTCCATCAGGTGGTAAAACTTATCGTATGGAATCAACAGCATATTCAGGTGGCGGTATGACAGCTTATGGTATTAACCTAAGTGCTAACCCTGGAATGAAAGTAATCGCAGTTGATCCAAACGTTATCCCACTAGGTTCTAAAGTATGGGTTGAAGGTTACGGCGAAGCAATCGCTGGAGACACTGGCGGCGTTATCAAAGGAAATATCGTTGACGTTTATTTCCCAAATGAAAGCCAATGCTACTCATGGGGTAGAAGAATGGTTACTGTAAAAGTGTTAAACTAA
- the rnmV gene encoding ribonuclease M5, giving the protein MSGKPVIHEFIVVEGRDDTTAINRSVIADTIETNGSALSQETIEKIRHAQELRGVIIFTDPDFPGEKIRKQIDSAVPGCKHAFINRQDALPKAGRGLGVEHASSAHIREALEHFHTSSVPTEKQYISKETLIHLGLLGGIGAKERREKLGNILKIGYTNGKQLQTRLESFAISEERLVAACQTIMQEEENE; this is encoded by the coding sequence ATGAGCGGGAAGCCTGTAATACATGAGTTTATTGTTGTAGAAGGACGTGACGATACAACTGCAATCAATCGTTCAGTTATTGCAGATACTATCGAAACCAATGGCTCAGCACTTTCACAAGAAACAATTGAAAAGATTAGACACGCTCAAGAACTGCGGGGAGTCATTATTTTTACGGACCCAGATTTCCCAGGCGAAAAAATTAGAAAACAAATTGATTCTGCGGTACCAGGATGTAAACATGCATTCATTAATCGGCAAGACGCTCTACCAAAAGCAGGACGTGGACTCGGTGTAGAACATGCGAGCAGCGCCCATATTAGAGAAGCTTTAGAGCACTTTCATACAAGCAGCGTACCAACTGAAAAACAATATATCTCCAAAGAAACCCTTATTCACTTAGGTCTTCTAGGTGGAATCGGAGCAAAAGAACGTAGAGAAAAACTCGGCAACATTTTAAAAATCGGCTATACGAATGGAAAACAATTGCAAACAAGGTTGGAATCATTTGCCATTAGTGAAGAACGATTAGTAGCCGCGTGCCAAACGATTATGCAGGAGGAAGAAAATGAGTAA
- the rsmA gene encoding 16S rRNA (adenine(1518)-N(6)/adenine(1519)-N(6))-dimethyltransferase RsmA, with protein MSKDIATPGRTTEILKKYGFLFKKSLGQNFLIDSNILTRITDTAEITKETNVIEIGPGIGALTEQLAKTANEVVAFEIDQRLLPILDDTLSNYDNVRVVHNDVLKADVAEVITEQFAKPELPLKIVANLPYYVTTPIILKLLHDNIPADSMTFMLQKEVADRISAVPSTKSYGSLTIAIQFYMEAELAFIVPKTVFMPQPNVDSAVIHLKRRKEPLAKVNDEEFFFEVTRASFAQRRKTLWNNLASKFPALKPRKEELVEGLNAIGIDLIRRGETLDIPEFAKLSNFLADFLAEK; from the coding sequence ATGAGTAAAGATATTGCAACTCCCGGAAGAACTACGGAAATTTTAAAAAAATATGGTTTCTTATTTAAAAAAAGTCTCGGTCAAAATTTTCTCATCGATAGCAATATTTTGACACGGATTACCGATACAGCTGAAATTACGAAAGAAACGAATGTCATCGAAATCGGACCAGGAATCGGCGCTCTAACTGAGCAGTTGGCCAAAACAGCAAATGAAGTCGTTGCGTTCGAAATTGATCAACGCTTGTTACCGATTCTGGATGACACACTTAGTAACTACGATAATGTGCGCGTTGTCCATAATGATGTGCTCAAAGCCGATGTTGCTGAAGTGATCACTGAACAATTTGCGAAACCTGAACTGCCTCTTAAGATTGTGGCAAACCTGCCTTATTATGTAACTACCCCGATTATTTTGAAATTACTTCATGATAATATCCCAGCAGACTCGATGACTTTTATGTTGCAAAAAGAAGTTGCTGACCGAATTAGCGCAGTTCCAAGCACAAAGAGTTACGGTAGCTTAACCATTGCTATCCAATTTTACATGGAAGCAGAACTAGCATTTATTGTTCCAAAAACTGTCTTTATGCCGCAACCTAATGTCGATTCTGCCGTTATTCATTTAAAACGCCGTAAAGAACCATTAGCAAAAGTAAACGACGAAGAGTTTTTCTTTGAAGTAACAAGAGCATCTTTTGCTCAAAGAAGAAAAACGCTATGGAATAATTTAGCATCCAAGTTCCCGGCCTTAAAACCGCGTAAAGAAGAGTTGGTAGAAGGTTTAAATGCAATTGGTATAGACTTAATTAGACGCGGAGAAACGCTTGATATACCAGAATTCGCTAAATTAAGTAACTTTCTTGCTGATTTCCTCGCAGAAAAATAA
- the veg gene encoding biofilm formation stimulator Veg: MPKTIASIKTNLDSRLGKALTLKANGGRKKTIERCGILAETYPSVFIVELDQDENNFERVSYSYTDILTDAVELVFTDDNKELAL, from the coding sequence ATGCCAAAAACCATTGCAAGCATTAAGACGAATTTAGATTCTAGATTAGGTAAAGCATTGACATTGAAAGCAAACGGCGGTCGTAAGAAAACGATTGAACGTTGCGGTATCCTAGCTGAAACATATCCATCCGTTTTCATTGTGGAGCTTGATCAAGATGAAAACAACTTTGAAAGAGTATCCTATAGTTATACGGATATCTTAACAGACGCAGTAGAACTTGTATTTACAGATGATAATAAAGAATTAGCTTTATAA
- the ispE gene encoding 4-(cytidine 5'-diphospho)-2-C-methyl-D-erythritol kinase, with product MKISITAPAKINLSLDALYKREDGYHEVEMVMTTIDLADRLFLERLDEDKIVLDVKAHFIPEDRRNLIYQAALLLKNRFNIKMGVRITIDKHIPVSAGLAGGSSDAAAALKGLNIIWELGLSIEELAEISSEIGSDIAFCVYGGTALATGRGEKISALPNMPGCWIVLAKPSISVSTPTIYKELQVDNVEHPNTEKMIESIKNGDLDGIFASTGNVLESVTLEKNPQVKRIKDRMLAFGAEAALMSGSGPTVFALIKQYSRAKRVYNGLRGFCEEVYMVRPWSESENDTIN from the coding sequence ATGAAAATAAGCATAACAGCACCAGCTAAAATTAATCTTTCGCTTGATGCGCTATACAAACGTGAAGATGGCTATCATGAAGTGGAAATGGTGATGACAACAATAGATCTTGCTGACAGATTATTCTTAGAACGCTTAGACGAGGATAAGATTGTGCTAGATGTAAAAGCGCATTTTATTCCGGAAGATCGTCGTAATTTGATTTATCAAGCGGCTCTCCTCTTAAAAAATCGTTTTAACATAAAAATGGGAGTGCGCATCACAATTGATAAGCACATTCCAGTTTCAGCGGGATTAGCTGGTGGGAGTTCGGATGCTGCTGCTGCGCTCAAAGGTTTAAATATCATTTGGGAGCTCGGTCTTTCGATAGAAGAATTAGCAGAAATAAGTTCCGAAATCGGCTCTGACATAGCTTTTTGCGTATATGGTGGAACTGCTCTTGCGACTGGACGTGGAGAAAAAATCTCTGCATTGCCTAATATGCCTGGTTGTTGGATAGTACTAGCTAAACCTAGCATTAGCGTGTCGACACCAACGATTTATAAAGAATTACAAGTAGATAATGTAGAACACCCTAACACAGAAAAAATGATTGAATCTATCAAAAATGGTGATTTAGACGGAATTTTTGCTTCAACAGGAAACGTATTAGAGTCTGTAACGCTAGAAAAAAATCCACAAGTTAAGCGAATTAAGGACCGGATGTTAGCATTTGGTGCTGAGGCGGCTCTAATGAGTGGTAGCGGCCCGACAGTGTTTGCGCTCATCAAACAGTATTCAAGAGCGAAACGTGTCTATAATGGCTTGCGTGGCTTTTGTGAGGAAGTTTATATGGTTAGACCGTGGAGTGAAAGCGAAAACGATACGATTAATTAA
- the chbG gene encoding chitin disaccharide deacetylase, protein MKIIFNADDFGISPGAVYGILESYRRGVVKSTTLLANSPAFDLAVEVAKENPGLDIGAHLTLTFGYPLLQGLETLTDDNGRFRKNYTALESGLANVDMEEVERELTAQIEKILGAGITISHFDTHHSIEPLIYPVQHKLAEKYGVSIRRHSDVSDFGAIKTPDLFDTSFYADGVSFETIKKIVQEHIGTNDVVEVMTHPAYIDETLREISSYVEPRIKEVSILTSRELQAYLGQQEVEIISFRDL, encoded by the coding sequence ATGAAAATTATTTTTAATGCAGATGACTTTGGAATTAGCCCAGGAGCAGTTTATGGTATTTTAGAATCGTATAGACGAGGTGTTGTAAAATCAACTACACTTCTTGCTAACAGCCCGGCTTTTGATTTGGCTGTAGAAGTAGCGAAAGAAAATCCTGGACTGGATATTGGTGCTCATTTGACCCTTACATTCGGTTATCCGTTACTTCAAGGGTTAGAAACATTAACGGACGATAACGGGCGTTTCCGCAAAAACTATACGGCGCTTGAGTCTGGTTTAGCTAACGTGGATATGGAAGAAGTGGAGCGCGAATTAACAGCACAAATTGAGAAGATTTTGGGCGCAGGAATCACTATTTCGCACTTTGATACACATCATTCCATCGAACCGTTAATTTATCCAGTTCAACATAAGTTGGCAGAAAAATATGGTGTAAGTATTAGACGTCATTCAGATGTTTCTGATTTTGGCGCCATTAAAACACCAGATTTATTCGATACATCTTTCTATGCAGATGGCGTATCTTTTGAAACAATTAAAAAAATAGTACAAGAGCATATCGGAACAAACGATGTCGTGGAAGTGATGACTCATCCAGCGTATATCGATGAAACGCTGCGAGAAATATCCAGTTATGTAGAGCCGCGCATCAAAGAAGTTTCCATTCTAACTTCAAGAGAATTACAAGCATATTTAGGCCAACAAGAAGTAGAAATTATTAGTTTCCGTGATTTATAA
- the purR gene encoding pur operon repressor, with translation MKIRRSERLIDMTQFLLSHPRKLVPLTMFAERYGSAKSSISEDLVIIKKTFEDRGIGTLETVPGAAGGVQYISIAGNDDVLDFVHTLCNRIAEPNRLLPGGYLYLSDLLGEPVTLKAIGKILATKFNNQKIDAIMTVATKGIPIAQAVAEHLSVPFVIVRRDSKVTEGSTVSINYVSGSSKRIEKMELSKRSLAEGSNVVIVDDFMKAGGTINGMKNLLEEFNAHLVGIGVLVESEYAEERLVDDYVSLVKIKNVNMKEKQIEVVDGNYFNN, from the coding sequence ATGAAGATTCGTCGCAGTGAACGATTAATTGATATGACGCAGTTTCTATTATCGCATCCGCGAAAGTTAGTGCCGCTTACGATGTTTGCTGAACGTTATGGCTCAGCTAAGTCTTCTATTAGTGAAGATTTGGTTATCATAAAGAAAACATTTGAAGATAGAGGGATTGGGACACTTGAAACTGTTCCGGGTGCTGCTGGTGGAGTACAGTATATTTCAATAGCGGGAAATGACGATGTGCTTGATTTTGTACATACGTTGTGTAACCGAATCGCGGAACCTAACCGTCTACTTCCAGGAGGGTATTTGTACCTTTCAGACCTACTTGGGGAGCCAGTGACGCTTAAAGCAATTGGTAAAATTTTAGCTACCAAATTTAACAATCAAAAAATAGATGCAATTATGACTGTGGCAACAAAAGGGATTCCTATTGCACAAGCTGTTGCTGAGCATTTGAGTGTACCTTTCGTTATCGTGCGCCGAGATAGTAAGGTTACTGAAGGTTCTACAGTGAGCATTAACTATGTTTCAGGCTCATCTAAACGAATCGAAAAAATGGAACTATCCAAACGAAGCTTAGCAGAAGGATCTAACGTAGTAATCGTGGATGACTTTATGAAAGCTGGCGGTACGATTAATGGGATGAAGAATTTACTAGAAGAATTCAATGCGCATTTAGTAGGTATTGGCGTTCTAGTTGAATCTGAATATGCAGAGGAACGTTTAGTCGATGATTACGTTTCACTTGTCAAAATTAAAAACGTCAACATGAAAGAAAAACAAATTGAAGTAGTTGACGGAAATTACTTTAATAACTAA
- a CDS encoding efflux RND transporter periplasmic adaptor subunit, translating into MKKWVKWLIVIVIIAVVAAGAVFLLSKNSGSVTQEKLVTAKVKQGDMKINATGTGAISPQNTQVPDYDELQLVAQMDELDIPNIKKDQEVKITVTALPDKTYTGKVKEIAEQGQVQNGVSSFSVIISLDKTDDLKAGMTADASILVKEKKDALYVPIEAVQKDSDDKYYVLVPEEQENGKTKKVKKFVETGLHNEDNIEITNGVKKDQKVILPTQETSTVPGAPS; encoded by the coding sequence ATGAAAAAATGGGTTAAATGGTTAATTGTTATCGTAATTATCGCAGTGGTTGCCGCGGGTGCGGTTTTCTTGCTGTCAAAAAATAGCGGTTCCGTAACACAAGAAAAATTAGTTACAGCCAAAGTGAAACAAGGGGATATGAAAATCAACGCTACAGGAACAGGTGCGATTTCGCCGCAAAACACACAAGTTCCAGATTATGATGAGCTTCAACTAGTAGCGCAAATGGATGAACTGGATATTCCTAACATCAAGAAAGACCAAGAAGTTAAAATCACAGTAACAGCACTTCCTGACAAAACATACACAGGAAAAGTAAAAGAAATTGCAGAACAAGGTCAAGTCCAAAATGGCGTGTCTAGTTTCTCTGTGATTATTTCTCTTGATAAAACAGACGATTTGAAGGCCGGTATGACTGCTGATGCCTCAATTTTAGTAAAAGAGAAAAAAGATGCACTTTACGTACCGATTGAAGCTGTTCAAAAAGACAGCGATGATAAATATTATGTACTAGTTCCAGAAGAACAAGAAAATGGCAAAACGAAAAAAGTGAAGAAATTTGTAGAAACTGGTCTTCACAACGAAGATAATATCGAAATCACTAACGGCGTTAAAAAAGACCAAAAAGTAATCCTTCCTACACAAGAAACTTCCACAGTTCCAGGTGCTCCTAGCTAA
- a CDS encoding ABC transporter ATP-binding protein codes for MPKPLIDMKNLTKTYTLGGETFKALDDVTFTVEKGEFLSIVGPSGSGKSTLMNMIGCLDVPDEGSYHLDNVDVFKLSDNKLSEIRNKKIGFIFQQFNLLPKLSAFENIELPLIYAGLSVSAREKAAIECLEKVGLLEKRKNLPTQLSGGQQQRVAIARALAGNPQILLADEPTGALDSKTGKEVMGILQELNKAGNTIVMITHDPTIASYGTRSIRIQDGKLFHEEAKKA; via the coding sequence ATGCCAAAACCGCTAATTGACATGAAAAATTTAACGAAAACATATACACTAGGCGGAGAAACGTTTAAAGCATTAGACGATGTTACTTTTACCGTTGAAAAAGGTGAGTTTTTATCCATCGTTGGTCCATCTGGATCCGGTAAATCAACTTTAATGAATATGATTGGTTGTTTGGATGTTCCAGATGAAGGCAGCTATCACCTTGATAATGTAGATGTATTTAAATTAAGTGACAACAAATTATCCGAAATTAGAAATAAGAAAATCGGTTTCATTTTTCAGCAGTTTAACTTGCTTCCTAAATTATCTGCTTTTGAAAATATAGAATTACCTTTAATTTATGCTGGGCTAAGTGTTTCAGCACGCGAAAAAGCTGCAATCGAATGCTTAGAAAAAGTTGGTTTACTAGAAAAACGAAAAAACTTACCAACTCAACTATCAGGCGGACAGCAACAACGTGTAGCTATTGCGCGCGCACTTGCCGGTAATCCACAAATTCTTTTAGCAGATGAGCCAACAGGAGCTCTTGATTCAAAAACAGGTAAAGAAGTAATGGGTATCTTACAGGAATTAAACAAAGCGGGAAATACCATTGTAATGATTACCCATGATCCAACCATCGCTTCTTACGGAACAAGAAGTATTCGTATTCAAGATGGTAAGCTATTCCACGAGGAGGCGAAAAAAGCATGA
- a CDS encoding ABC transporter permease: protein MNVLQSMKMAWKQLKASKLRSFLTMLGIIIGVASVILLVSLGNGVTKEVDDQMGDLGSNLITVVNSSVNPNDKYTYDEVMKYQNIDGVKSVSPELSGQVNATYDYKSSSNKVIGTNDQYKAARSLEMKEGRFLLPIDTEYGQKVAVIGSTVASDLFGFGNPIGETIRLNGMPYKVVGVLKEKGASMMGSSDDQIFIPISSAQRLLKDTNVRTIYVETKSAEDVDFVVNTLESRLAIKFGNEKEQEENASSAQMGPSYQVINQQEILNAFNTISTTLTTALGAIAAISLVVGGIGIMNIMLVSVSERTREIGIRKALGAKKRAILLQFLIESIVISVCGGIIGILIGVSGALIFGSVAGISSGITAGTIIFSFVFSLCIGVIFGIAPANKASKLRPIDALRSE from the coding sequence ATGAACGTTCTCCAAAGTATGAAAATGGCGTGGAAACAATTAAAAGCAAGTAAACTTAGATCATTTTTAACGATGTTGGGTATTATTATTGGGGTTGCATCTGTTATTCTGTTAGTCTCGCTAGGTAATGGTGTAACGAAAGAAGTAGACGACCAAATGGGCGATTTAGGCTCCAATTTAATCACAGTAGTTAATAGTTCGGTAAATCCAAATGACAAGTATACTTATGATGAAGTAATGAAATATCAAAATATCGATGGCGTAAAAAGTGTATCTCCAGAGCTATCTGGTCAAGTTAATGCAACATACGATTATAAAAGTTCAAGCAATAAAGTCATTGGGACGAATGACCAGTACAAAGCGGCTCGTAGCTTAGAAATGAAAGAGGGGCGCTTCCTATTACCGATTGATACGGAATATGGCCAGAAAGTAGCTGTAATAGGCTCTACGGTAGCCAGTGATCTATTTGGTTTCGGTAATCCAATCGGTGAAACAATTAGATTGAATGGCATGCCTTACAAAGTAGTTGGCGTTCTTAAAGAAAAAGGCGCTTCTATGATGGGCTCGAGTGACGACCAAATCTTTATCCCGATTTCTTCGGCTCAACGATTACTAAAAGATACAAATGTCCGTACTATCTACGTAGAAACAAAATCTGCTGAAGATGTTGATTTTGTAGTAAATACATTAGAATCTCGCCTCGCTATTAAGTTTGGCAATGAAAAAGAACAAGAAGAAAATGCTTCTTCTGCTCAAATGGGACCATCTTATCAAGTCATTAATCAACAAGAAATTCTTAACGCGTTCAATACAATTAGCACTACGTTAACTACTGCGCTTGGTGCAATTGCGGCCATTTCGCTTGTAGTAGGTGGGATTGGAATTATGAATATTATGCTTGTTTCTGTTAGTGAAAGAACGAGAGAAATAGGTATAAGAAAAGCGTTAGGAGCTAAAAAACGAGCAATTCTGCTACAATTCCTAATAGAATCTATTGTTATTAGTGTTTGCGGCGGGATTATTGGAATTCTTATCGGCGTTTCAGGCGCATTGATATTCGGCTCAGTTGCTGGCATATCGTCAGGAATAACAGCTGGAACCATTATCTTCTCGTTTGTATTCTCCTTATGCATCGGCGTAATATTTGGTATCGCCCCTGCGAATAAAGCATCTAAATTAAGACCAATCGACGCTTTAAGATCAGAGTAA